TCTTCGGTGTTGTTTGTGTTTGAACTTCTTCATCAATTGCATCCATTGGATACCATGCGCGAAGTCCCCACGTGTTGTTTCCTAGTGAAATAAAGTTTCCATCAATATTCATATCTGTATAAAATTGAACAAGACGCTCCCTTATTTCTGCATCTTTCAAACCTAGGAACGCTTGAATCTCTTTCACTAATTCAGGGAAAAGAATGGTTTCTTTCCGCTGTTCCAAAATAAAATGTGCAACATCAATTAAAGATAGTTCACTACGTTCTTCTTGCGTTAAGTTCTTTAAATCCAAAACTGGCACGCCCTTTCTATCGTAATTCCAATTTATTTAGCTGTTATTTTTTCGTTCAGCCCAACTTCACTATTTTACATGTTATTTCTGGCAAGTACAACCTAAATTTTCTTAATTACATCAATTCTTCTTGACTATTTGATATCCGATGTAAAAGAAAAGGATGGCCATTAAAAGAATTGGGATTGATCCAAGTTGAAAGTCGTAGAGAATATAGATTGCGACGCACAGAAACACGAAAAGCAGCGCCAAAATTATTAATCGCTTCATCATATGCTCTCCCCGTTTTTTCAATTACCTATGTTTCTATTAACTTTAGTACATTTTGGTTATGACGTCAACGAGTAACCTATAAATTTAGGATATCACATTTTTTCTGGTGCTGATACACCTAGAAGTGTCAAACCATTTCTAAGGGTAATTTGCGCAGTCTTAATAAGTGCTAGTCTTGCTTTTGTTACTTCTAAATTATCCATATCAAGTACTTTATTGCTATTGTAGAAACGGTGGAAGGCAGACGCTAAATCATTTAAGTAGCGAACGATACGATGTGGCGCTCTTTTTGTAGCAGCTTCCGCAACAACATCCGCGAACTCACCTAACACTTTTAATAAATCATATTCTGCTTCGGTTTGTAATAAACTCATATCCGCATCTTTCGTTACTTCTAGCCCTTGTTCTTTACCGGAACGTAAAATGCTAGAAATTCTGGCGTGCGCATATTGTACATAATAAACTGGATTATCATTAGATGTAGATTTCGCTAAGCTCATATCAAAGTTCATATGTGTGTCTGAACTACGCATTGCAAAGAAATATCTTGTCGCATCAAGGCCAACTTCTTCAATTAAGTCGCGCATCGTAACCGATTTACCAGTACGTTTACTCATTTTAACTTGAACACCGTCTTCGAACAAATGAACAAGTTGAATTATTTCTACTTCTAGTTGATTTGGCGAATAACCAAGTGCCTCAATTGCAGCACGCATACGAGGAATATAGCCGTGGTGATCTGCTCCCCAGATATCAATTAACACATCAAAGCCACGTTCTAATTTGTTTAAGTGGTACGCAATATCTGGTAAGAAATACGTATAACTACCATCTGATTTGATTAAAACGCGGTCTTTGTCATCTTCAAAATCAGTCGTTCTTAACCATGTCGCACCATCTTGCTCATAAATATAGCCATTTTCGCGTAAACGTTCTAACGCTGGTAATACTTTATTTTCTTCGTATAGAGAAGTTTCTGAGAACCACTCATCAAAGGAAACGCGGAATTCTTCTAGGTCCGCACGTAATTTCCCTGTTTCAAACGCTAACGCATCCACGCGGAAAACGGAACGGCGCTCTTCTTCGCTTGTGTGCACATATTTGTCGCCATACTTAGCAGCTAAATCTTTCCCAAGCGAAATAATATCCGCACCACGGTAGCCATCCTCGGGGAATTCAGAATCTAAACCTAGTGCTTCAAAGTAACGAGCTTCCGCTGAAAGAACTAAATTATTAATTTGATTTCCGGCATCATTAATGTAATATTCTCTCGAAACATCAAATCCAGCCATTTTCATAATATTTGCAAGTGAATCTCCAATTGCAGCGCCACGAGCATGTCCTAAATGCAAATCGCCAGTCGGGTTCGCGGAAACAAATTCAATTTGGAATTTTTCTCCTTTACCAAAATCTGACTCTCCGTATTGTTTATCTTCCGTTAAAATCACAGGAACTAAATCAGTTAAATAAGCATTATCTAAATAAAAATTAATAAAACCTGGTCCAGCGATTTCTACTTCTTTAATTAATTTGTTGTCTTTTTTTAGTTCTGGTACAATACTTTCGGCAATTTGGCGAGGGGCTTTCTTAGCTACTCTAGCAAGTTGCATCGCTATATTAGTCGAATAATCTCCATGCTTTTTATCTTTTGGTACTTCTAGTAAAATTTCTGGTACTTCCGCTTCTTCTAAACCAACCGCTTGAACAACTGCTTGTTTGATATGTGCAATTAGTTTAATTTGGTTCTCTTGCATGACATTCATTCTGCGTCCTCCTCTATTTTCATTAAAACAGTATATGAGCCAATGTATTCGCCGTGGCTAAGCAAATCATATTGAAAGGCCACTTCACTAAGCACATCTGGCTTATTTTCATATAGTTCTTCCATTGATACTAGTTCTGATTCTAATTGTAATTTCCCTGCTCCGGAATCAACAGACGCAGTACTTCTCCTATTATCTCGGAAAAAGTGCATTCTCATATTTACGGCACCACTTCTCATTAAAAGTAGTTCGTTGTCAGCAATTTTTAGAACCGTACGAATTGTTCCAGCTAATTGTTTTTCCTCATAATGCAGATAACGATTGCCTTTATCTCGGTAAAAAACACCCGAAACAGACATATCGGATTTCTCTTCTGCATCCATCTGACGGATGACATTGGTGATATGAATAGTTACTTTTTTTCGTTCCATTTGGTTGGCAGTCATATCGCTTATTTACCCCTTTCCGGTCAGAAGAATAGACGCATTATATTATAGTGAAAAATAGCATGAAAAGCAACAGGTTAAAATGATGTCAGACCAAATATTGTCAAAATCACATTTAGAACAAATGGAATAACGGTATTAAAAATTGGCTGAATCGTAAATTCTGAAATAGGTGTTAAAGCCACCACTAGGAAAATAAGCATCGCATAGCGTTCAAGCGGTTCCAGCTTAGCCCTAGCTGACATTGGTAGAAATTCCACTAGTATTTGATAACCATCCAGCGG
The sequence above is drawn from the Listeria monocytogenes genome and encodes:
- the rpoE gene encoding DNA-directed RNA polymerase subunit delta, which translates into the protein MDLKNLTQEERSELSLIDVAHFILEQRKETILFPELVKEIQAFLGLKDAEIRERLVQFYTDMNIDGNFISLGNNTWGLRAWYPMDAIDEEVQTQTTPKKKRKSDDDDDEDEEILDDDVDYDDEEIVEELGEEEISLADVLLDEEEDDDDHLPDGIEGDLATVEDDYTDGDYTEDPEDK
- the argS gene encoding arginine--tRNA ligase, with protein sequence MNVMQENQIKLIAHIKQAVVQAVGLEEAEVPEILLEVPKDKKHGDYSTNIAMQLARVAKKAPRQIAESIVPELKKDNKLIKEVEIAGPGFINFYLDNAYLTDLVPVILTEDKQYGESDFGKGEKFQIEFVSANPTGDLHLGHARGAAIGDSLANIMKMAGFDVSREYYINDAGNQINNLVLSAEARYFEALGLDSEFPEDGYRGADIISLGKDLAAKYGDKYVHTSEEERRSVFRVDALAFETGKLRADLEEFRVSFDEWFSETSLYEENKVLPALERLRENGYIYEQDGATWLRTTDFEDDKDRVLIKSDGSYTYFLPDIAYHLNKLERGFDVLIDIWGADHHGYIPRMRAAIEALGYSPNQLEVEIIQLVHLFEDGVQVKMSKRTGKSVTMRDLIEEVGLDATRYFFAMRSSDTHMNFDMSLAKSTSNDNPVYYVQYAHARISSILRSGKEQGLEVTKDADMSLLQTEAEYDLLKVLGEFADVVAEAATKRAPHRIVRYLNDLASAFHRFYNSNKVLDMDNLEVTKARLALIKTAQITLRNGLTLLGVSAPEKM
- a CDS encoding DUF1934 domain-containing protein, which produces MTANQMERKKVTIHITNVIRQMDAEEKSDMSVSGVFYRDKGNRYLHYEEKQLAGTIRTVLKIADNELLLMRSGAVNMRMHFFRDNRRSTASVDSGAGKLQLESELVSMEELYENKPDVLSEVAFQYDLLSHGEYIGSYTVLMKIEEDAE